From Brucella anthropi ATCC 49188:
GACAGAAGATTGAAAAATCCCCGGATCAGCCGCATTATATTCTAACCGAAACAGGCGTCGGCTACAGGCTGCGCGAAGCTGATCCTGCTCCCTGAGACAGCCGGAACCAAGGCTTTGCGAAAGCGTTGTTTGCCAAACAACCCAGAGAATTTCCAGTTTAAATTGAACTGCTGGAAATTCTCTATCTCTTTGTTTTTACGCATTATCCTACGCAAAACCACTTCGCACTTTTGCTGGAAATGCTCTAGGTAACGGAGGCAAGCGTGGTCGAGCTGGTCAACAATATCGACAATCTGGAGTTTATAATCGCCAAGGCCCGGGAGTATGACGTTCAGGTTCCCGCAACCGATGAAGAATCCGGGTCAAATGCCAGCGATGACAATGAAGTTGATATTCTCGACGCCTCACTGGCAAATCCCACCCGCAAGGAACTCTTTGCGGCTATCCGGTCCCTGAACATAGATGAGCGGCAGGAACTGCTCGCTTTGATGTGGGTTGGACGCGGAGATTTCAGTGCGGAAGAATGGGACGAAGCCCTCTCAACCGCCGCTGATCGTGACAATGGCCGTGAAGCCAAATATCTCATAGGCACACCGCTTCTCGGAGATTATCTGGAAGAAGGACTGGTTGCCCTGGGTTTTGATGTTGAAGCCTACGATAATGAATAAGAAAAATTGATGTTTCCATGCACCCTTCTGTTTTGACGCTGCCATGTCCCGGCATTAGTGTCGAAAGCAAATCGGGTTGGCTTATGCTGAACTCGAACATTCAGCACGACGGAGGACGGCACAATGCTTCAGAAAAACCTCGACCAGAAAACAGACTTCTATATTGATGGAGCGTGGCGCGCTCCGATAGAAGCCAAGACCATTGAGGTCATCAACCCCGCCAACGAAAAGCCTTATGCCGTCATCTCTGCCGGTTCCGCAAAAGACATC
This genomic window contains:
- a CDS encoding DUF3775 domain-containing protein; this translates as MVELVNNIDNLEFIIAKAREYDVQVPATDEESGSNASDDNEVDILDASLANPTRKELFAAIRSLNIDERQELLALMWVGRGDFSAEEWDEALSTAADRDNGREAKYLIGTPLLGDYLEEGLVALGFDVEAYDNE